In the Thermodesulfobacteriota bacterium genome, one interval contains:
- a CDS encoding phage baseplate assembly protein V: MLETRDRQSEERYRNRWYGKYRAFVRDNNDPERLGRVRLEIPAVLGSGRENWSEWAAPCFPYGGNDDTGMFLVPEEGASVWAEFEGGVVQHPIWTGVWLAKSNPGEQPEESKRTCANAFCHDCEDKVEHQTNRHDDLEHKKYHGHPPYYCPRLKVLLKTETGHTILADDRDGDELLRIIDRAGQILTMEGKVKPEIQSGNALRRGTKDAEKGDQLDIASQIVGSRARIQLTDLCRQQVILEAWQDKEKVHILSCDKGRSRWQKILIDTTKGREKVHIWGLNGTQEILVDSTAAAEQIRLTDKAGQVVRMNAAPGQESISATDKSGSLVFMDGVAGNIIIRSTNTVLINT; encoded by the coding sequence ATGCTTGAAACCCGCGACCGTCAATCCGAGGAACGCTACCGCAACCGCTGGTACGGCAAGTACCGGGCCTTCGTGCGCGATAACAACGACCCCGAACGCCTCGGCCGGGTCCGCCTGGAAATCCCCGCCGTGCTCGGCAGTGGGCGGGAGAACTGGTCCGAATGGGCCGCGCCCTGTTTTCCCTACGGCGGTAACGACGACACCGGCATGTTCCTGGTCCCCGAGGAAGGGGCCTCGGTCTGGGCCGAGTTCGAGGGCGGCGTCGTCCAGCATCCGATCTGGACCGGGGTCTGGCTGGCCAAGAGCAATCCCGGTGAGCAGCCCGAGGAATCCAAGCGCACCTGCGCGAATGCCTTCTGTCATGACTGCGAGGACAAGGTCGAGCATCAGACCAACCGGCACGACGATCTCGAACACAAGAAGTACCACGGCCATCCGCCGTATTACTGCCCACGCCTGAAGGTCCTGCTCAAGACCGAAACCGGCCACACCATCCTTGCCGATGACCGCGACGGCGACGAGCTGCTGCGGATCATCGACCGCGCTGGACAGATCCTCACCATGGAAGGGAAGGTGAAGCCCGAGATACAGAGCGGCAACGCCCTGCGCCGAGGCACGAAGGACGCCGAGAAAGGCGACCAGCTCGACATCGCTTCGCAGATCGTCGGCTCCCGCGCCCGCATCCAGCTCACCGACCTCTGCCGCCAGCAGGTAATCCTCGAAGCCTGGCAGGACAAGGAGAAGGTCCACATCCTCTCGTGCGACAAGGGCCGCTCCCGCTGGCAGAAGATCCTCATCGATACCACCAAGGGTCGGGAGAAGGTTCACATCTGGGGGCTCAACGGCACCCAGGAAATCCTCGTCGATTCCACCGCCGCCGCCGAACAGATCCGGCTCACCGACAAGGCCGGTCAGGTGGTGCGCATGAACGCCGCGCCCGGCCAGGAAAGCATCAGCGCCACCGACAAGTCCGGCAGCCTCGTGTTCATGGATGGGGTGGCCGGAAACATCATCATTCGCTCGACGAACACCGTCTTGATCAACACCTGA
- a CDS encoding PAAR domain-containing protein, with product MSSQARLGDISSHGGVIITGASRTLDNGMPVARMGDLHVCPIPGHGVTPIVTGSFDTITEGLPNARIGDITACGAIILTGSPDTIDN from the coding sequence ATGAGCTCCCAGGCGCGACTTGGCGACATCAGCAGTCACGGCGGCGTCATCATCACCGGGGCCAGTCGGACGCTGGACAACGGCATGCCGGTGGCCCGCATGGGGGATCTGCACGTCTGTCCCATCCCGGGGCATGGCGTGACGCCCATCGTGACCGGCAGCTTCGACACCATCACCGAAGGATTGCCCAACGCCCGCATCGGCGACATCACCGCCTGCGGAGCCATCATCCTCACCGGCAGTCCCGACACCATCGACAACTGA
- a CDS encoding GPW/gp25 family protein has product MSYDFLGKGLRYPFRFQSLSGGTQVSTATSREHEHIRESILQILGTRIGERFMNPEFGSRLKDLVFEQNDEVLKGLLRHYVIDAIKRWEKRVIITEVRFDDRPLNIDGNLLLVHIAYRVIQSQVDGNLVYPFYREDPNNPAPSYPQPEPEPEPEPEPPPVRSVRLSPDVRSLFNLLWFDAAEMSPDPADSLIWPAGKYEVAYIEGAFQDRNGKWIVSDPGDNHGHYLTFEGAPETEAPQAEHALYLAASGLGFDTPSQAEDNAAGTVHRISTLEPGRIGLFYFEGKKESHYLNNISGQPNPVWQLRGPL; this is encoded by the coding sequence ATGAGCTATGACTTTCTCGGCAAGGGGCTGCGTTACCCGTTCCGGTTTCAGTCGCTATCCGGCGGCACCCAGGTCTCGACCGCCACCTCACGGGAGCACGAGCATATTCGCGAAAGCATCCTGCAGATCCTCGGCACCCGGATCGGCGAACGGTTCATGAATCCGGAGTTCGGCTCCCGGCTGAAGGATCTGGTGTTCGAACAGAACGACGAGGTGCTCAAGGGCCTGCTGCGCCATTACGTGATCGACGCCATCAAGCGCTGGGAAAAGCGGGTGATCATCACGGAGGTGCGCTTCGACGACCGGCCGCTGAACATCGACGGCAACCTGCTGCTGGTGCATATCGCCTACCGGGTGATCCAGAGCCAAGTGGACGGCAACCTGGTCTATCCCTTCTACAGAGAAGACCCGAACAATCCCGCGCCCAGCTATCCCCAGCCGGAGCCCGAGCCGGAACCCGAGCCGGAACCGCCGCCGGTGCGCAGCGTGCGCCTGTCGCCGGACGTGCGCTCGCTGTTCAATCTGCTCTGGTTCGACGCGGCCGAGATGAGCCCCGATCCGGCGGATTCCTTGATCTGGCCAGCCGGGAAATACGAAGTCGCCTACATCGAGGGAGCCTTTCAGGACCGCAACGGCAAGTGGATCGTCAGCGATCCGGGTGACAACCACGGCCATTACCTGACATTCGAGGGAGCGCCAGAAACGGAAGCGCCCCAAGCCGAGCACGCCCTCTATCTGGCCGCGAGCGGTCTGGGCTTCGACACCCCGAGTCAGGCGGAAGACAACGCCGCTGGCACCGTTCACCGGATCAGCACCCTGGAGCCGGGCCGCATCGGTCTGTTCTATTTCGAGGGCAAGAAGGAATCCCACTACCTCAACAACATCTCCGGGCAGCCCAATCCCGTCTGGCAACTGCGCGGCCCGCTCTGA
- a CDS encoding baseplate J/gp47 family protein, whose amino-acid sequence MGRASIGYINKDYESIRQELLAKIPQLTDRWTDFNHSDLGVVLLDLFCGVGDMLAYYLDAQAAEAFLPTARQRQNVINLCKLIGYRLDSPVASTTTLRFRISAPLGKDLTIPAGTACRALLSDGEADFETVEDGLIPRGVLSVDIPARQGVRRTETFTSTGLPFQRIRLTGDVIAQSTITVTVGDDAWSEVDHFQDSLADSRHFMADLDALDISTLIFGDGQSGAVPVQGSAITVSYLQTIGDQGNLGPNRITQLLSPVYLDGGQVSLTVTNPVPATGGASREALEHARRQAPAELRSLWKAVTLEDYQALAEGYPGVAKAKVLDTNACQNIRYYNVQLAIAPNGGGMPSALLKRDLAEFLERRKVITVEINLFDPIYRPVSIDAEVYVWPGEPLENVRSRIEAALTDFFSFDRVSFGQTVHFSDLVALIDGVRGVSHMHLYAPQQDIELRHGEIPVLGSVNLDLRRAG is encoded by the coding sequence ATGGGCCGCGCAAGCATCGGATACATCAACAAGGACTACGAATCGATCCGCCAAGAGCTGCTGGCGAAGATCCCGCAGCTCACCGACCGCTGGACCGATTTCAACCACTCCGATCTCGGCGTCGTCCTGCTCGATCTGTTCTGCGGCGTGGGCGACATGCTGGCCTACTACCTGGACGCCCAGGCGGCGGAGGCCTTTCTGCCCACGGCCCGCCAGCGCCAGAACGTCATCAACCTTTGCAAGCTCATCGGCTACCGGCTGGATTCGCCGGTGGCCTCCACCACCACGCTGCGTTTCCGCATCTCCGCCCCGCTCGGCAAGGACCTGACCATTCCGGCGGGGACGGCCTGCCGCGCCTTGCTGAGTGACGGCGAGGCGGATTTCGAGACGGTCGAGGACGGCCTGATCCCGCGAGGCGTGCTCTCGGTGGACATCCCGGCCCGGCAAGGCGTGCGCCGCACCGAGACCTTCACGTCGACGGGGTTGCCATTCCAGCGCATCCGCCTGACCGGCGACGTTATCGCCCAGAGCACGATCACCGTTACGGTGGGGGACGACGCCTGGAGCGAGGTCGATCATTTCCAGGACAGCCTGGCCGACAGCCGCCATTTCATGGCCGACCTGGACGCCCTCGACATCTCCACGCTGATTTTCGGCGACGGGCAAAGCGGCGCTGTACCGGTTCAGGGAAGCGCCATCACCGTCAGCTATCTGCAGACCATCGGAGACCAGGGCAATCTCGGTCCGAACCGGATCACCCAACTGCTGAGCCCGGTCTACCTTGACGGAGGCCAGGTCTCCCTGACCGTCACTAACCCGGTGCCCGCCACCGGTGGCGCTTCGCGGGAAGCCCTCGAACACGCCCGCCGACAGGCACCGGCGGAGCTGCGCAGTCTCTGGAAGGCCGTCACCCTGGAGGATTACCAGGCCCTCGCCGAGGGTTACCCCGGCGTCGCCAAGGCCAAGGTGCTCGACACCAATGCCTGTCAGAACATCCGCTATTACAACGTTCAACTGGCCATCGCCCCCAATGGCGGCGGAATGCCCTCGGCGTTGCTCAAGCGGGACCTCGCGGAGTTTCTCGAACGCCGCAAGGTCATCACGGTCGAGATCAACCTGTTCGACCCGATCTACCGACCCGTCTCCATAGACGCCGAGGTCTATGTCTGGCCCGGTGAACCGCTGGAAAACGTGCGCAGCCGCATCGAAGCCGCGCTCACCGATTTCTTTTCCTTCGACCGGGTCTCCTTCGGGCAGACCGTTCACTTCTCCGACCTGGTGGCCCTGATCGACGGCGTGCGCGGCGTCAGCCACATGCACCTGTACGCGCCCCAGCAGGACATCGAGCTTCGCCACGGCGAAATCCCGGTTCTCGGCAGCGTCAACCTCGATCTGCGGAGGGCCGGTTGA
- a CDS encoding phage tail protein: protein MSDWFKDNLLGLLPPLYDHNDEAGDLRTFLSLPAGTLDELKQAIDEFPTIFDVDHCDERFLPLLARLVGLEVDGTCSPDCQRRRVREAVEIYRRKGTIPAIERDFNTLGWKGELQETFRSALRLNVRSRLSNAKLPGLVFSLGVFRVLCLNQTEGLRDALVFHHPAATRCFWLQFLLEWIEGGAMLDFGHANAVRRIVLAFLDETFVLGRSSLGSCRHLTSKQRAWELLQLTSTTEMLPEIDRAAVKVSRFHGRQNRMRLNHKALNDWRLPYTRVGEDRVSFCTPIYTGRDFEGDVLESGFGLGESHLNRKSLTHGETALRYCFRQKDFFFDTQAEPVERVEAKYDLRLPLESRHRLCFQLGRARLNAGLDLTANQGGISNLLLASTAGCDADVTLAVDRIDRWRRRGPVFRLNANTLNTRYLSNANLTGERASLEVYVDTGSLQRHRVETMKLGASPLNTTGLRLSVDRTRPLRVSRMRLNQAGFRWSRPSYRWLFRQQDLHAPTQAGFEAANNNYRATQWPI from the coding sequence ATGTCGGATTGGTTCAAGGACAATCTGCTCGGCCTGCTGCCGCCGCTTTACGATCATAACGACGAAGCCGGTGACCTGCGCACCTTTCTGAGCCTTCCCGCTGGAACGCTCGACGAACTTAAGCAGGCCATCGACGAGTTCCCGACCATCTTCGATGTGGATCATTGCGACGAGCGTTTCCTGCCGCTGCTGGCGAGACTCGTCGGCCTCGAAGTGGACGGCACCTGTTCGCCGGACTGCCAGCGCCGCCGTGTGCGGGAGGCGGTCGAAATCTATCGTCGCAAGGGCACCATTCCGGCCATCGAGCGCGACTTCAACACGCTCGGCTGGAAGGGGGAACTGCAGGAGACCTTCCGCTCGGCGTTGCGTCTCAATGTCCGCTCCCGACTCAGCAACGCCAAGCTGCCCGGGCTGGTGTTCAGCCTCGGCGTGTTTCGCGTGCTGTGTCTCAACCAGACCGAAGGGCTGCGCGACGCCCTGGTGTTTCACCACCCGGCTGCCACACGCTGTTTCTGGCTCCAGTTTCTCCTGGAATGGATCGAAGGCGGCGCGATGCTCGACTTCGGGCATGCCAACGCCGTGCGCCGGATCGTATTGGCGTTTCTCGACGAAACCTTCGTCCTTGGCCGCTCCTCGCTCGGTTCCTGCCGTCACCTGACCAGCAAGCAGAGGGCCTGGGAGCTGCTGCAACTCACCAGCACCACGGAGATGCTCCCGGAAATCGACCGGGCCGCCGTGAAGGTCTCCCGTTTTCACGGCCGCCAGAACCGGATGCGCCTGAACCACAAGGCCCTCAACGACTGGCGGCTTCCGTACACCCGTGTCGGCGAGGATCGGGTTTCCTTCTGCACGCCCATCTACACCGGCCGCGATTTCGAGGGGGATGTGCTGGAAAGCGGCTTCGGGCTGGGCGAGAGCCATCTCAACCGTAAATCGCTGACCCATGGCGAGACCGCGCTGCGGTACTGCTTCCGGCAGAAGGATTTCTTTTTCGACACGCAGGCGGAACCGGTCGAGCGGGTGGAGGCCAAGTACGACCTGCGCCTGCCCTTGGAATCCCGGCACCGTCTCTGCTTCCAGCTCGGCCGCGCCAGGCTCAACGCTGGTCTCGACCTCACCGCCAACCAGGGCGGCATCAGCAATCTGCTGCTCGCCTCCACCGCTGGCTGCGACGCGGACGTCACCCTGGCCGTCGACCGGATCGACCGATGGCGGCGGAGAGGGCCTGTGTTCCGGCTCAACGCGAACACCCTGAACACCCGGTATCTGAGCAATGCGAATCTGACCGGCGAACGGGCCTCGCTTGAAGTCTACGTGGACACGGGCTCTCTCCAGCGCCATCGGGTCGAGACCATGAAGCTGGGCGCAAGCCCGCTCAACACCACCGGCCTGCGTCTCTCTGTGGACCGGACCCGCCCCCTGCGCGTCAGCCGCATGCGCCTCAACCAGGCCGGATTCCGCTGGTCGCGGCCTTCCTATCGCTGGCTGTTCCGTCAGCAGGATCTGCACGCGCCGACGCAGGCCGGGTTCGAGGCCGCCAACAACAACTATCGCGCCACCCAGTGGCCCATCTGA
- a CDS encoding DUF4815 domain-containing protein has protein sequence MSISRETFDPTKNYKRIRYHQDRDLLDSELNEQQDIINLERRKIADILFKEGSIIMGLEVRAAANVLTLAPGVVYIDGHLEQVSGATLTYDPATTSGADYVYVELLKYNYGYTQDPALINPATGEPTAEREKWVLSLKATDTSGQTLPNNVAERRVIPIYKFDRESGDVTPTVQEKSNLYLRDLLGTLPGSRITVSSITEDQLSFAAAEGLNSLIQNLAERTFDQAGSYLVRGFDTFIGGVDDDSVEAITNAGRAYIQGFRHQRDLPTSTLVPKSIATKTVRGEQKTFDINKRRYPVNSTPLKETTQVEAIVEITRNVTRGSVGGGEDLLDPNPVVDILEVSQGATIFQEGVDWQQSGNHVDWLGSGNEPAIGTTYTVRWTYTKQMIKGTDYVDSGWFGQANHPAAGNYFYLVTAYNATGETAFNAAAVIARATAAGEMNKLSWLPVSGATGYRVYRAATNGARTDYKRLMELGSEALSYVDDGVEEIGTASPPATNTAGLTMSPVQLEMGNLNVINFGRGSLGDQPVNGSNCSLDYDYYLGRRDIVYATTTEIKRLEGAPADFPKLPIVPENALGLCSIDCPPNSTDMEIRNFGLTRITMDQIHDIIQDVEDLKYNDAQYQMNNELQNRDAQTKKGIYSDDFSNTAQSDIYHAEWDARVNEIARFVAPDRIPHSTVLSVDQAGSNASFFGSLALLPGNETVLVEQNDWSEERNINPYAVFDKPPAMLQITPNLGRRGQTGIAVTGINFTPSKSGIVLRCDGQVMASNLISDEAGRVSASFTIPTNARNGNRIVEMADGVYSARASLQINDPLVITRIERIIENRIIRVPVVQVVWRTQTIFVPRDPLAQTFSFTQNQVISSIGLQFTARDPSIPVTVQIRGVTTGLPNGVVFAEKVLAPNEISLSGETRIRFDDPFYAEANTSYSVVLLTNSTNYKVRTATLGKMGRWGIITRQTYMEGVLLESSNAETWTPLNGSDLAMKIYGYNFQSEGMIRFQPVTGVQFSDINLDEYSAIPQGTGLDWEYSTDGGVTWDAMVPAEEERLPNLATRVQIRVRLSSSLSNDTPAINFRDVNLVGYLNKTTGAYLTRENELTQGVESTKAYVQMQIPSGTTLQWFASNDGGLTWEAMTIQDTRPIDENWTEYTLVRTFTDNTGNKVRYKAEMTGTPLIYPRIHSLGATLS, from the coding sequence ATGAGCATCTCACGCGAGACATTCGACCCGACCAAGAATTACAAGCGCATCCGTTACCATCAGGATCGCGACCTGCTGGATTCCGAACTCAACGAGCAGCAGGACATCATCAATCTGGAGCGGCGCAAGATCGCCGACATCCTGTTCAAGGAAGGCTCCATCATCATGGGCCTCGAGGTCAGGGCGGCCGCCAACGTCCTGACCCTGGCCCCGGGCGTGGTCTACATCGACGGCCATCTGGAACAGGTGAGCGGCGCGACTCTGACCTATGACCCGGCCACCACCAGCGGGGCCGACTACGTCTATGTGGAGCTGCTGAAGTACAACTACGGCTACACCCAGGACCCGGCCCTGATCAATCCGGCCACCGGCGAGCCCACCGCCGAACGGGAAAAATGGGTTCTTTCTCTCAAGGCGACGGATACCAGCGGCCAGACGCTGCCCAACAACGTGGCCGAGCGCCGGGTGATCCCGATCTACAAGTTCGACCGCGAGAGCGGAGACGTCACGCCCACGGTGCAGGAGAAGTCCAACCTCTACCTGCGGGATCTGCTGGGCACGCTGCCGGGCAGTCGGATCACCGTCTCCTCGATCACCGAGGACCAGCTCTCCTTCGCCGCCGCAGAGGGGCTCAATTCCCTGATTCAGAACCTGGCCGAGCGCACCTTCGACCAGGCAGGAAGCTATCTGGTGCGGGGTTTCGACACCTTCATCGGCGGGGTCGACGACGACAGCGTGGAGGCGATCACCAACGCCGGACGCGCCTACATCCAGGGCTTCCGGCATCAGCGCGATCTGCCCACCTCGACCCTGGTGCCTAAATCCATCGCCACCAAGACGGTGCGCGGCGAGCAGAAGACCTTCGACATCAACAAGCGCCGCTATCCGGTCAACTCCACCCCGCTCAAGGAGACGACCCAGGTGGAGGCCATCGTCGAGATCACTCGCAACGTCACTCGCGGCTCGGTGGGCGGCGGCGAAGACCTGCTCGACCCCAATCCCGTGGTGGATATCCTCGAGGTCAGTCAGGGGGCGACCATCTTCCAGGAGGGCGTGGACTGGCAGCAGTCGGGCAACCATGTCGATTGGCTCGGCTCCGGCAACGAACCGGCCATCGGCACCACCTACACGGTGCGCTGGACCTACACCAAGCAGATGATCAAGGGCACCGACTACGTGGACAGCGGCTGGTTCGGGCAGGCCAACCATCCGGCGGCCGGAAACTACTTCTATCTGGTGACCGCCTACAACGCCACCGGCGAGACGGCCTTCAACGCCGCTGCGGTCATTGCCCGGGCCACCGCCGCCGGGGAGATGAACAAGCTCTCCTGGCTGCCGGTCAGCGGCGCGACCGGCTATCGCGTCTACCGGGCCGCCACCAACGGCGCACGGACCGACTACAAGCGCCTGATGGAACTGGGCAGCGAGGCGCTCTCCTACGTCGACGACGGCGTCGAGGAGATCGGCACCGCTTCGCCTCCGGCCACCAACACGGCCGGACTCACCATGTCGCCGGTCCAGCTCGAGATGGGCAACCTCAACGTGATTAACTTCGGGCGCGGCAGCCTCGGCGACCAGCCGGTGAACGGTTCCAATTGCAGCCTGGACTACGACTATTACCTTGGCCGCCGCGACATCGTTTACGCCACCACCACCGAGATCAAGCGGCTGGAAGGGGCTCCGGCGGATTTCCCGAAGCTTCCCATCGTGCCGGAAAACGCCCTGGGACTGTGCAGCATCGATTGCCCGCCCAACTCCACCGACATGGAGATCCGCAACTTCGGCCTGACCCGCATCACCATGGACCAGATCCACGACATCATTCAGGACGTCGAGGACCTGAAGTACAACGATGCCCAGTACCAGATGAACAACGAGCTGCAAAACCGGGACGCCCAGACCAAAAAAGGCATCTACTCGGACGACTTCTCGAACACCGCCCAGTCGGACATCTACCACGCCGAATGGGACGCCCGGGTCAACGAGATCGCCCGCTTCGTCGCGCCGGACCGCATTCCGCACTCTACGGTGCTCTCGGTCGATCAGGCGGGCAGCAACGCCAGCTTCTTCGGCAGCCTGGCGCTGCTGCCGGGCAATGAGACGGTGCTGGTGGAACAGAACGACTGGTCCGAAGAGCGCAACATCAACCCCTACGCGGTGTTCGACAAGCCCCCGGCCATGCTGCAGATCACGCCCAACCTCGGGCGGCGCGGCCAGACCGGCATCGCCGTCACCGGCATCAACTTCACCCCGAGCAAATCCGGCATCGTGCTGCGCTGCGACGGCCAGGTGATGGCCAGCAACCTGATCAGCGACGAGGCCGGTCGGGTCAGCGCCTCCTTCACCATCCCGACCAACGCCCGCAATGGCAACCGTATCGTGGAGATGGCCGACGGCGTCTACTCGGCCCGGGCCAGCCTGCAGATCAACGATCCGCTGGTCATCACCCGCATCGAGCGCATCATCGAGAACCGCATCATCCGCGTACCCGTGGTGCAGGTGGTCTGGCGCACCCAGACCATCTTCGTGCCCCGCGATCCACTGGCCCAGACCTTCAGCTTCACTCAAAACCAGGTGATCTCCAGCATCGGGCTGCAGTTTACCGCCAGGGACCCGAGCATCCCGGTCACGGTGCAGATTCGCGGCGTCACCACCGGTCTGCCCAACGGCGTGGTGTTCGCCGAGAAGGTGCTGGCCCCGAACGAGATCAGTCTGAGCGGCGAGACCCGCATTCGTTTCGACGACCCGTTCTACGCCGAGGCCAACACCAGCTATTCCGTGGTGCTGCTGACCAACAGCACCAATTACAAGGTGCGCACCGCCACTCTCGGCAAGATGGGCCGCTGGGGCATCATCACCCGCCAGACCTACATGGAAGGCGTGCTGCTGGAGAGCTCCAACGCCGAGACCTGGACGCCGCTCAACGGTTCCGACCTGGCGATGAAGATCTACGGTTACAACTTCCAGTCCGAGGGGATGATCCGCTTCCAGCCGGTCACCGGCGTGCAGTTCTCCGACATCAACCTCGACGAATACTCGGCCATCCCCCAGGGCACCGGTCTCGACTGGGAATACTCCACCGACGGCGGCGTGACCTGGGACGCCATGGTTCCCGCAGAGGAGGAGCGGCTGCCCAACCTCGCCACCCGGGTCCAGATCCGCGTGCGTCTGAGCAGCTCGCTCTCCAACGACACCCCGGCCATCAACTTCCGCGACGTCAACCTGGTGGGCTACCTCAATAAGACCACCGGGGCCTACCTGACCCGCGAGAACGAGCTGACCCAGGGGGTGGAATCGACCAAGGCCTATGTGCAGATGCAAATCCCCAGCGGCACCACCCTGCAATGGTTCGCCAGCAACGACGGCGGCCTGACCTGGGAGGCGATGACCATCCAGGACACCCGGCCCATCGACGAGAACTGGACCGAGTACACCCTGGTGCGCACCTTCACCGACAACACCGGCAACAAGGTCCGTTACAAGGCCGAGATGACCGGCACGCCGCTGATCTACCCGCGCATCCATTCGCTGGGCGCGACCCTGAGCTAA
- a CDS encoding VrlD, with the protein MIVRRKGGLTEFIPTPQEKRDGLIRDNALGLLENLHQRLARLERASKLPATEAEAFTALLARMRADESRNLELHASLITGETASG; encoded by the coding sequence ATGATCGTTCGACGCAAAGGCGGCCTGACCGAGTTCATCCCCACGCCGCAGGAGAAGCGCGACGGCCTGATCCGCGACAACGCCCTGGGCCTGCTGGAGAATCTGCACCAGCGCCTGGCGCGGCTGGAACGGGCGTCAAAGCTTCCGGCCACCGAAGCGGAGGCCTTCACGGCGCTGCTGGCGCGGATGCGGGCCGACGAGTCGCGCAACCTCGAGCTGCACGCCAGTCTGATCACCGGCGAAACTGCTTCCGGCTGA
- a CDS encoding amidoligase family protein, producing MNLKEIHYGIEIETVKRTREQIAWAIHSVVGGTVRHVGIPSSYDPWEVEDLRGRVWKVVGDASLTSVPAHLRAEVVSPVLGYDDIPQLQEVVRAIRRAGGKINSQCGIHIHIDAAPFDGRHLGNLAKIIYKQEPLILHALGISRDRLNRYTRPVSDELIQRIEQHRPRTKDQLNRIWYGYHNRQPQHYDNSRYHGVNLHNVWYRGTVEFRWFEATLHAGRIKAYLQFCLAVAAKALNGRAASSRKRDFDPQSAKYDFRVFLLHLGLIGDEFKTARKHLMTNMPGDAAFKNGRPKPEDVLPDETTTNLTNEAGQVPGLTV from the coding sequence ATGAACCTGAAAGAGATCCACTACGGGATCGAGATCGAGACCGTAAAACGCACCCGGGAACAGATCGCCTGGGCCATCCACTCGGTAGTGGGCGGCACGGTCCGCCATGTCGGCATCCCCAGCAGCTATGACCCCTGGGAGGTCGAGGACCTGCGCGGCCGCGTCTGGAAGGTGGTGGGGGACGCTTCCCTGACCAGCGTCCCGGCCCATCTGCGGGCCGAGGTGGTCAGCCCGGTGCTCGGCTACGACGACATCCCTCAACTGCAGGAGGTGGTCCGGGCCATCCGCCGCGCCGGAGGCAAGATCAACAGCCAGTGCGGCATTCACATCCATATCGACGCCGCGCCCTTCGACGGCAGACACCTGGGTAACCTGGCCAAGATCATCTACAAGCAGGAGCCGCTGATCCTTCACGCCCTCGGCATCAGCCGCGACAGGCTCAATCGCTACACCCGGCCGGTCAGCGACGAACTGATCCAGCGTATCGAACAGCATCGCCCCCGCACCAAGGACCAGCTCAACCGCATCTGGTACGGCTACCACAACCGCCAGCCCCAGCACTACGACAACAGCCGCTACCACGGGGTCAACCTGCACAACGTCTGGTACCGGGGCACGGTGGAGTTCCGCTGGTTCGAGGCGACCCTCCATGCGGGACGGATCAAGGCTTACCTGCAATTCTGCCTCGCCGTCGCCGCCAAGGCGCTCAATGGTCGGGCAGCCTCCAGCCGCAAGCGGGACTTCGATCCTCAGAGCGCCAAGTACGACTTCCGGGTCTTCTTGCTCCACCTCGGCCTGATCGGCGACGAGTTCAAGACCGCCCGCAAGCATCTGATGACCAACATGCCGGGTGACGCCGCCTTCAAGAACGGACGGCCCAAACCGGAGGACGTCCTTCCGGACGAAACGACCACCAATCTCACCAACGAGGCCGGGCAAGTTCCCGGCCTCACTGTTTAA
- a CDS encoding DUF5049 domain-containing protein has protein sequence MKILIRSTTLDGEPIPGSGETIQAADCLEVVELMRGQTPFTASRAPRDYMTEVLSGIEGGPPQPLPEEVAAAAAEFLTRLARHGLIEFLPDDKASDPWPERFLEALETVRLSGRTNMLDHPEVTRLTADMGYPEVAEWLADHRREYAAFVLEGTRPLGKNFGGKEDPAPCADK, from the coding sequence ATGAAGATTCTGATCCGCTCCACCACGCTGGACGGCGAACCGATTCCCGGCAGTGGGGAAACCATCCAGGCCGCCGACTGCCTCGAAGTTGTCGAGCTGATGCGCGGCCAGACGCCGTTTACCGCCAGCCGAGCGCCCCGGGACTACATGACCGAAGTGCTTTCCGGCATCGAAGGCGGGCCGCCCCAGCCATTGCCGGAGGAAGTAGCCGCTGCGGCCGCCGAGTTTCTCACCCGTCTGGCGCGGCACGGCCTGATCGAATTCCTGCCCGACGACAAGGCCAGCGATCCCTGGCCGGAACGCTTCCTCGAAGCTCTGGAAACGGTGCGGCTCTCCGGGCGCACCAACATGCTCGACCACCCGGAGGTGACCCGGCTGACCGCCGATATGGGCTACCCGGAGGTGGCCGAGTGGCTGGCGGACCACCGGCGCGAATACGCGGCCTTCGTCCTCGAAGGGACGAGACCGCTCGGTAAGAACTTCGGCGGCAAGGAGGACCCGGCTCCATGTGCGGACAAGTAG